Genomic segment of Methanolobus mangrovi:
ATGGAAGGTCTCATCAAGACACTTGAACATGCAAGGGTGGGAATCGTCTCTGCTTCAAGGGGTAAGGCACCGGATTTTGAAATTGAGATGAATTACATTAAGGTTCCGCGTATAAAGGAAGAGGACACCTTGATAATCTCAGACCCGATGATAGCAACCGGTTCTACTCTCCTGAAGACCATTACAGAGATAAAGAAATGTGGTAATCCGAAAAGGATAGTTATAATAGGTGTGCTTGCAGCACCCGAAGGGATAACTGCGATAAAAGAAGAGTTTCCTGATGTTGAGATATATGTAACAAAGATAGACAGGGAACTCAACGACAAAGGTTACATCCTTCCCGGTCTGGGAGATGCAGGTGACAGGGCGTTTGGCGAGCCAATTAACATTTCCCTGCTTCCTATGATGCATAATCTCGAATAAGATATCAACAGTATTTCCCGGAAAAGAAGTACAAAAATAGTAAAAAGGATCTGTTATCCAGGTAACAGATCACCTGTTTTTATTCGCTGACCTCAGTAATGGTCCTTATTTCGATCAGCTGTCCCCACATGTGGAAACTCATCAGGTCGTTTCTTGGGTATGCAACGAATTCGACCATGTTTCCATCATTTTGAAATTGTTCTGCAAGGTTTATCGGGTCATAATGTGACTCATCTTCAGCGATAATACCGTAGAATCCACCTTCAAGTTCCAGATATGCAATTGTTCCTGTTCCTTTTATAAGTTCATCTTCCTCAAGAACCATGACATTCAGTTTGAAGGTGTCTTCAGCTCCGGTCTTTTCTTCCCATGGACGCATGTAA
This window contains:
- the upp gene encoding uracil phosphoribosyltransferase, which encodes MIKDNRWNGVYSFEDSPYLMEILTELRSKETENIKFRKGLVKLGRYMGYEFTRTMDFKKTRIETPLEKTDGVASGDRDHVFIITVLRVAIPLMEGLIKTLEHARVGIVSASRGKAPDFEIEMNYIKVPRIKEEDTLIISDPMIATGSTLLKTITEIKKCGNPKRIVIIGVLAAPEGITAIKEEFPDVEIYVTKIDRELNDKGYILPGLGDAGDRAFGEPINISLLPMMHNLE